A portion of the Pseudoxanthomonas sp. JBR18 genome contains these proteins:
- a CDS encoding glycoside hydrolase family 125 protein, with amino-acid sequence MTTRRDILQLLGASAGAGLMAAALPGWAAAPVTAAGLTSQRPAPGKRRFTSEAVERQLRTVKAGIADPKLAWLFENCYPNTLDTTVEIGTLNGKPDTFVITGDIDAMWLRDSSAQVHPYIPLARGDKALRRMFHGLIQRQAACIRIDPYANAFLPDPHGQRLKWAVSDDTEMKPGVGERKWEVDSLCYPIRLAHAYWQATGDTAPFDDDWRAAMALVVRTFREQQRKDGPGPYRFQRPSPIPTESQFLDGYGNPTRPNGMIHSMFRPSDDACLYPLFVPANLFAVTVLRQLAQMSAAIHHDADFAAQCRALADEVEQATRKAGLQRDADGSTHWAYEVDGYGNQLFMDDANAPGLLSLAYLGCVDRDDPVYQRTRALAWSPRNPYFFQGTAAQGIGGPHEGLRMIWPMAIILYAFTSDDDAQIRQCLQWLKTTDNGTGFMHEAFDQDDPSHFTRAWFAWANTLFGELVVHLHQTRPQLLRA; translated from the coding sequence ATGACTACCCGTCGCGACATCCTGCAACTGCTCGGCGCCAGCGCCGGGGCCGGCCTGATGGCCGCGGCCCTGCCAGGCTGGGCCGCCGCTCCGGTCACCGCCGCGGGCTTGACCAGCCAGCGCCCGGCGCCGGGCAAGCGCCGCTTCACCTCCGAGGCGGTCGAGCGTCAGCTGCGCACGGTCAAGGCCGGCATCGCCGATCCCAAGCTGGCCTGGCTGTTCGAGAACTGCTACCCCAACACGCTGGATACCACGGTGGAGATCGGCACCCTCAACGGCAAGCCGGACACCTTCGTCATCACCGGTGACATCGACGCGATGTGGTTGCGCGATTCCTCCGCCCAGGTGCATCCCTACATTCCCCTCGCGCGCGGCGACAAGGCGCTGCGGCGCATGTTCCATGGCCTGATCCAGCGCCAGGCCGCGTGCATCCGCATCGATCCCTATGCCAATGCCTTCCTGCCCGACCCACACGGCCAGCGGCTGAAGTGGGCGGTCAGCGACGACACCGAGATGAAGCCCGGCGTGGGCGAGCGCAAATGGGAGGTCGACTCGCTGTGCTATCCGATCCGCCTGGCACACGCTTACTGGCAGGCGACCGGCGACACCGCGCCGTTCGATGACGACTGGCGCGCGGCGATGGCCTTGGTGGTGCGGACCTTCCGTGAGCAGCAGCGCAAGGACGGTCCGGGGCCGTATCGCTTCCAGCGACCCTCGCCGATCCCGACCGAGAGCCAGTTCCTGGACGGCTACGGCAATCCGACCCGGCCCAACGGGATGATCCACTCGATGTTCCGCCCGTCCGACGACGCCTGCCTGTATCCGCTGTTCGTGCCGGCCAACCTGTTCGCGGTGACCGTGCTGCGCCAACTGGCGCAGATGAGCGCGGCGATCCACCACGATGCGGACTTCGCCGCGCAGTGCCGCGCCCTGGCCGACGAGGTGGAACAGGCCACGCGCAAGGCCGGCCTGCAGCGCGACGCCGACGGCAGCACGCACTGGGCCTACGAAGTCGACGGCTATGGCAACCAGCTGTTCATGGACGACGCCAACGCGCCGGGCCTGCTGAGCCTTGCCTACCTGGGCTGCGTCGATCGCGACGACCCGGTCTACCAGCGTACCCGCGCGCTGGCCTGGAGCCCGCGCAACCCGTATTTCTTCCAGGGCACGGCGGCGCAGGGCATCGGCGGCCCGCACGAGGGCCTGCGGATGATCTGGCCGATGGCGATCATCCTGTACGCCTTCACCAGCGACGACGACGCGCAGATCCGCCAGTGCCTGCAGTGGCTCAAGACCACCGACAACGGAACTGGCTTCATGCACGAGGCGTTCGACCAGGACGACCCGTCGCACTTCACCCGCGCCTGGTTCGCCTGGGCCAACACGCTGTTCGGCGAACTCGTCGTCCATCTCCACCAGACCCGGCCGCAACTGCTGCGCGCCTGA
- a CDS encoding LysR substrate-binding domain-containing protein encodes MNPAHGLNLHLLRVFAAVVEHNGFSRAAEALFVSQSAVSKALRELEHQLDLPLIDRSGGRGVRLTEGGQALYRHARGIFAMERAAMDEVRERVGLRRGGLRIGASTTVAAYWLAEAFAAHVVRQPQLDSALEVGNTEEVVAALIDCRIDAGFVEGPAHDERIVATRWREEPLQAVIAAQAPLGQARRASAKQLAAQCWLVREPGSGTREVAEHLLAARGITPARSVEIGGNEAIARAVAAGAGVAILPAAVVADFIADGRLRALGLPDGPALQRPLYRLELGNRPRSPALEAFLQALETA; translated from the coding sequence ATGAATCCAGCTCATGGCTTGAATCTGCATCTGTTGCGCGTCTTTGCCGCGGTGGTCGAACACAACGGCTTCTCGCGCGCGGCCGAGGCGCTGTTCGTCAGCCAATCGGCGGTGTCCAAGGCCCTGCGCGAGCTGGAACACCAGCTCGACCTGCCGTTGATCGATCGCTCCGGCGGGCGCGGCGTGCGCCTGACCGAGGGCGGGCAGGCGCTGTATCGCCACGCGCGCGGCATCTTCGCGATGGAGCGGGCGGCCATGGACGAGGTGCGCGAACGGGTCGGGCTGCGCCGCGGCGGGCTGCGCATCGGGGCCAGCACGACGGTGGCCGCGTACTGGCTGGCCGAGGCCTTCGCCGCGCATGTGGTGCGCCAGCCGCAGCTGGACAGCGCCCTGGAGGTCGGCAACACCGAGGAGGTGGTCGCTGCGCTGATCGACTGTCGCATCGATGCCGGGTTTGTCGAAGGTCCGGCGCACGACGAGCGCATCGTGGCCACGCGCTGGCGCGAGGAGCCGCTGCAGGCGGTGATCGCCGCGCAGGCACCGTTGGGACAGGCGCGACGGGCCAGTGCCAAGCAGCTGGCAGCACAGTGCTGGCTGGTGCGTGAGCCCGGCTCGGGCACGCGCGAGGTCGCCGAACACCTGCTGGCTGCGCGCGGCATCACCCCGGCACGCAGCGTGGAGATCGGCGGCAACGAGGCCATCGCCCGCGCGGTGGCGGCCGGCGCCGGGGTGGCGATCCTTCCGGCCGCCGTGGTGGCCGATTTCATCGCCGATGGCCGACTGCGCGCGCTGGGGCTACCCGACGGCCCGGCCCTGCAGCGTCCGCTCTATCGCCTGGAGCTGGGCAACCGCCCGCGCTCGCCGGCGCTGGAGGCCTTCCTGCAGGCGCTGGAAACGGCCTGA
- a CDS encoding YeiH family protein, with amino-acid sequence MSSTATHPLASPMRSPGFWPGLTLVLAVALAGIGLSKLPWAQTAGLSALTLAIVIGIVLGNTAFPAIAPRTGAGVDYAKGMLLRAGIVLYGFRVTFQDVMGVGLAGLVIDLVVVCGVFCTATWIGTRLLKMDRETAMLIGSGSAICGAAAVLAAEPVIKAQAHKVSVAVATVVVFGTLGMFVYPWMYPHLGLDAHAYGVYAGSTIHEVAQVVVAGRSVSDEAGAAAVIEKMLRVMLLAPFLLILGAWLKRGAQTAAGAEATKLTIPWFAILFVVVAGFNSLHLLSKPVLDAILLLDTLLLAMAMAALGLRTHWGAIKQAGARPLLLALILWVLLMGGGYLLNIGVVALLG; translated from the coding sequence ATGTCCAGCACCGCCACCCATCCGCTCGCCAGCCCGATGCGCAGCCCCGGCTTCTGGCCGGGCCTGACCCTGGTCCTGGCCGTCGCCCTGGCCGGCATCGGCCTGTCCAAGCTGCCCTGGGCCCAGACCGCCGGCCTGAGCGCGCTGACCCTGGCCATCGTCATCGGTATCGTGCTGGGCAACACCGCCTTCCCGGCCATCGCACCCAGGACCGGGGCCGGCGTGGACTACGCCAAGGGCATGCTGCTGCGCGCGGGCATCGTGCTGTACGGCTTCCGGGTGACCTTCCAAGACGTGATGGGCGTGGGCCTGGCCGGATTGGTGATCGACCTGGTGGTGGTCTGCGGCGTGTTCTGCACGGCCACCTGGATCGGCACGCGGCTGCTGAAGATGGACCGCGAGACGGCGATGCTGATCGGCTCTGGCAGCGCGATCTGCGGTGCCGCCGCCGTGCTGGCCGCCGAGCCGGTGATCAAGGCGCAGGCACACAAGGTGTCCGTCGCGGTGGCCACGGTCGTGGTGTTCGGCACGCTGGGCATGTTCGTCTATCCGTGGATGTATCCGCATCTGGGGCTGGATGCGCATGCCTATGGCGTCTATGCCGGCTCGACCATCCACGAGGTCGCACAGGTAGTGGTGGCCGGGCGCTCGGTCAGCGACGAGGCAGGCGCCGCTGCGGTGATCGAGAAGATGCTGCGGGTCATGCTGCTGGCGCCGTTCCTGCTGATCCTGGGCGCGTGGCTCAAGCGCGGCGCGCAGACGGCGGCCGGCGCCGAGGCAACCAAGCTCACGATCCCGTGGTTCGCGATCCTGTTCGTGGTGGTGGCCGGCTTCAACTCGCTGCACCTGCTCTCCAAGCCGGTGCTCGATGCGATCCTGCTGCTGGATACGCTGCTGCTGGCCATGGCGATGGCCGCACTGGGCCTGCGCACCCACTGGGGCGCGATCAAACAGGCCGGCGCACGGCCGCTGCTGCTGGCCTTGATCCTGTGGGTGCTGCTGATGGGCGGCGGGTATCTGCTCAACATCGGGGTCGTGGCACTGCTGGGCTGA
- a CDS encoding sialidase family protein — MVGLAAAGAAAARAPAPGAVVARTHLVCPTPQCHASTLVETRDGVLLAAWFGGDHEGATDVGIWLARRDTGGWSTPVRVADGVDAHGKPIAAWNPVLFQPDHGPLQLYYKLGPNPRQWWGMVITSTDDGAHWSAPRRLPEGILGPIKDKPVQLADGRILAPSSTEDDGWRLHMEWSDDGGAHWQRTGPLNNPVRIGAIQPALLVHADGRVQALARTQQNRIASLWSSDHGAHWTAPTLLDVDNPNAGIDAVQLADGRSLLVYNPTTSGKDWWDGRGVLAVALSDDGLHWHRVLTLENTPGEKFSYPAVIQAHDGKVHISYTWKRTAIAQVVLDPAQLSMDRAD, encoded by the coding sequence ATGGTGGGGTTGGCCGCCGCGGGCGCGGCAGCGGCCCGCGCTCCGGCGCCCGGCGCCGTCGTGGCGCGCACGCACCTGGTCTGTCCCACGCCGCAGTGCCACGCCTCCACCCTGGTGGAAACCCGCGACGGCGTGCTGCTGGCCGCGTGGTTCGGCGGTGACCACGAAGGCGCGACGGACGTGGGCATCTGGCTGGCGCGCCGTGACACGGGCGGCTGGTCCACGCCCGTGCGCGTGGCCGACGGCGTCGATGCGCACGGCAAGCCGATCGCCGCCTGGAACCCGGTGTTGTTTCAGCCCGACCACGGCCCGCTGCAGCTCTACTACAAGCTCGGCCCCAATCCGCGCCAATGGTGGGGCATGGTCATCACCTCCACCGACGATGGCGCTCATTGGTCCGCACCGCGACGCCTGCCCGAGGGCATCCTTGGCCCGATCAAGGACAAGCCGGTGCAACTGGCCGACGGCCGCATCCTCGCCCCGTCCAGTACCGAGGACGATGGCTGGCGCCTGCACATGGAATGGTCCGACGATGGCGGCGCGCACTGGCAGCGCACCGGTCCGCTCAACAATCCCGTGCGGATCGGCGCGATCCAGCCCGCGTTGCTGGTGCATGCCGACGGCCGCGTGCAGGCGCTGGCACGCACCCAGCAGAACCGCATCGCCAGCCTGTGGTCCTCCGACCATGGCGCACACTGGACCGCGCCGACCCTGCTGGACGTGGACAACCCCAACGCCGGCATCGACGCGGTGCAGCTGGCCGATGGGCGCTCGCTGCTGGTCTACAACCCCACCACCAGCGGCAAGGACTGGTGGGATGGGCGCGGCGTGCTGGCCGTGGCGCTGTCCGACGATGGCCTGCATTGGCACCGCGTGCTCACGCTGGAGAACACGCCCGGCGAGAAGTTCTCCTACCCGGCCGTCATCCAGGCCCACGATGGGAAAGTGCACATCAGCTACACCTGGAAGCGCACCGCGATCGCGCAGGTCGTGCTGGATCCGGCGCAGCTGTCGATGGACCGGGCCGACTGA
- a CDS encoding beta-galactosidase family protein, giving the protein MAGWRHTALARLALALFGLALLLAALAGPAFGATPAWPRLGIEGDHFVRGGQPYQVISGSIHFQRIARADWDDRLRKARALGLNTVETYVFWNAVEPQPGRFDFSGNNDVAAFVRAAAAQGLNVILRPGPYACAEWDAGGYPAWLFADPTLQVRSRDPRFLAAERRYLQALADQVRPLLNGHGGPIVAVQVENEYGSYGNDHAYMRDTRKMLVEAGFDQALLFTADGADMLANGTLPGTLATVNFAPGQARGAFETLAKARPGQPRMAGEYWAGWFDHWGEAHAHTNARQQADELAWMLGQGISVNLYMFIGGTSFGYMAGANFQGGPADHYAPDITSYDYDAVLDEAGRPTPKFALFREVIATATGHTPPPLPAQAPLQALPTVRLEEAASLWDNLPAPHHAADPLPMEQVGQAYGAILYRTRVTGPVHGALYLGEVRDAARIYVDRRDVGAAERRLKQVEVDVDIPAGEHTLEVLVQNTGRVNYGPHLADGRAGLVGPVFLAGVPVKGWDTFPLPMDDPDAVRGWTRQPVAGPAFHRGTLRIAHPGDTYLDTRAFGQGQLWANGHNLGRVWKIGPQAALYFPGAWQRTGDNTVVVFDLDTAATPQLAGVAHPVWIDPPKASTP; this is encoded by the coding sequence ATGGCTGGATGGCGTCACACCGCGCTGGCGCGACTGGCGTTGGCGTTGTTCGGACTGGCGCTGCTGCTGGCGGCATTGGCCGGACCGGCGTTCGGCGCCACGCCGGCGTGGCCGCGCTTGGGCATCGAAGGCGACCATTTCGTACGCGGCGGCCAGCCTTACCAGGTGATTTCCGGGTCGATCCACTTCCAGCGCATCGCGCGCGCGGATTGGGACGACCGCCTGCGCAAGGCGCGCGCGCTGGGGCTCAACACGGTGGAGACCTACGTGTTCTGGAATGCGGTGGAGCCGCAGCCGGGGCGGTTCGACTTCAGCGGCAACAACGATGTGGCCGCCTTCGTGCGCGCCGCCGCCGCGCAGGGACTGAATGTGATCCTGCGTCCCGGGCCGTACGCCTGCGCCGAGTGGGATGCCGGGGGTTATCCGGCGTGGCTGTTCGCCGATCCCACGCTGCAGGTGCGCTCGCGCGATCCGCGCTTCCTCGCCGCCGAGCGGCGCTACCTGCAGGCGCTGGCCGACCAGGTGCGGCCGCTGCTCAACGGTCATGGCGGGCCGATCGTCGCCGTGCAGGTGGAAAACGAATACGGCTCCTACGGCAACGACCACGCCTATATGCGCGACACCCGGAAGATGCTGGTCGAAGCCGGCTTCGACCAGGCGCTGCTGTTCACCGCCGATGGGGCGGACATGCTGGCCAACGGCACGCTGCCCGGCACGCTGGCGACGGTGAACTTCGCCCCTGGGCAGGCGCGCGGCGCGTTCGAGACGCTGGCCAAGGCGCGTCCCGGGCAGCCGCGTATGGCCGGCGAATACTGGGCCGGCTGGTTCGACCACTGGGGCGAGGCGCACGCGCACACCAATGCGCGGCAGCAGGCCGACGAACTGGCCTGGATGCTGGGGCAGGGGATTTCGGTGAATCTGTACATGTTCATCGGCGGCACCAGCTTCGGCTACATGGCCGGGGCCAACTTTCAGGGTGGCCCGGCCGACCATTACGCGCCGGACATCACCAGCTACGACTACGACGCGGTGCTGGACGAGGCGGGCCGGCCGACGCCCAAGTTCGCCTTGTTCCGCGAGGTGATCGCCACGGCCACCGGCCACACGCCGCCGCCCCTGCCGGCGCAGGCGCCGCTGCAGGCACTGCCGACGGTGCGGCTGGAAGAAGCGGCCTCGCTCTGGGACAACCTGCCCGCGCCGCACCACGCCGCCGATCCGCTGCCGATGGAACAGGTCGGCCAGGCTTACGGCGCCATCCTCTACCGCACCCGCGTCACCGGTCCGGTCCACGGCGCGCTGTACCTGGGCGAAGTACGCGATGCGGCGCGGATCTACGTCGATCGCCGCGACGTCGGTGCGGCCGAGCGCCGCCTCAAGCAGGTCGAGGTGGACGTCGACATTCCCGCTGGCGAGCACACCCTGGAGGTCCTGGTGCAGAACACCGGCCGGGTGAACTACGGCCCGCACCTGGCCGATGGCCGCGCCGGACTGGTCGGCCCGGTGTTCCTGGCCGGCGTTCCAGTGAAGGGCTGGGACACCTTCCCGCTGCCGATGGACGACCCGGACGCGGTGCGTGGCTGGACCCGGCAGCCGGTCGCCGGCCCGGCCTTCCACCGCGGCACGCTGCGCATCGCCCATCCCGGCGACACCTATCTGGACACGCGCGCCTTCGGCCAGGGCCAGCTGTGGGCCAACGGCCACAACCTGGGCCGGGTGTGGAAGATCGGCCCGCAGGCGGCGCTGTACTTTCCCGGCGCCTGGCAGCGGACGGGCGACAACACGGTGGTGGTCTTCGACCTGGACACGGCGGCCACGCCACAGCTCGCCGGCGTGGCGCATCCGGTGTGGATCGACCCACCGAAGGCGTCTACGCCCTGA
- a CDS encoding GH92 family glycosyl hydrolase: MATRRTFLQGAIALALLSGTGLAGRAFARAGNYALPADRRVEPDLTRHVDVFIGTGGHGHVFPGATLPFGMVQLSPDTYNAVWDSCGGYHTDNHSIMGFSHTHLSGTGIGDMLDFLVMPSTGPVQLKPGELDDPDSGYRQRYDHDDEAASPGYYRVRLQDDNIHAELTATQRAGLHRYHFPKGAAGHLLLDLFHGMQDRPGVPTRVSDATLQVVDAQTLMGGRRVHQWASGRYIYFAMRLSRPFASAQLYSDDAPLADGTTQSAGTCLKAALHYPDAGEGPLLVKVGVSAVSAENALANLDAELPDFDFARVHAEAVQAWEAELGRIRVQTEDDAHRRVFYTSLYHTCIAPSLFSDVDGRYRGMDQEVHQLPQGQHNYSTYSLWDTYRALHPLFTLVQSARVPDLVQCLVRGNGQSPAGVAIWPLQGVETDCMIGYHSAVVIAEAHAKGFTGIDYKTAWKQYRKRAMDDDFHGLALYRELGYIPSDKVDEAVSRTLEFAYDDWAVSHLADAAGAHGEARKLRERSRNYRNLFNRESTFMQPRLSDGSWAQPFDPRAVGHSKRWRDFTESNAWQATFLNQHDLYGYMELFGGREVFAAKLEELFTTSSELPPDAPPDIDGLVGQYAHGNEPSHHVAYLFAYAGQAYKTQAMVRRLLVEQYHDARNGLSGNEDCGQMSAWFVLSALGLYAVDPVSGHYVVGSPLFDGATVEVGQGKTLRIEVSGNSDKNVYVQSLAWNGAPTTRSWLKHADLAAGGTLSFVMGPEPNKAFGASGKDLPPSFA, translated from the coding sequence ATGGCCACACGACGCACGTTCCTGCAGGGCGCCATCGCCCTGGCCCTGCTCAGCGGTACCGGACTGGCCGGCCGCGCCTTCGCCCGCGCCGGCAACTACGCGCTGCCTGCCGATCGCCGCGTGGAGCCTGACCTGACCCGCCACGTGGACGTCTTCATCGGCACCGGTGGGCACGGGCACGTGTTCCCCGGCGCGACGCTGCCCTTCGGCATGGTCCAGCTCAGTCCGGACACCTACAACGCGGTGTGGGATTCGTGTGGCGGCTACCACACCGACAACCACTCGATCATGGGCTTCTCGCACACCCACCTGTCGGGCACCGGCATCGGCGACATGCTGGATTTCCTGGTGATGCCGTCCACCGGGCCCGTGCAGTTGAAACCGGGGGAACTGGACGACCCCGACAGCGGCTACCGCCAGCGCTACGACCACGACGACGAGGCCGCTTCGCCCGGCTATTACCGGGTGCGCCTGCAGGACGACAATATCCACGCAGAGCTGACCGCGACACAGCGCGCCGGCCTGCATCGCTACCACTTCCCCAAGGGCGCGGCCGGTCACCTGTTGCTGGATCTGTTCCACGGCATGCAGGACCGTCCAGGCGTGCCCACGCGTGTCAGCGATGCCACCCTGCAGGTGGTCGATGCGCAGACCTTGATGGGCGGGCGCCGCGTGCACCAGTGGGCCAGCGGTCGCTACATCTACTTCGCCATGCGCCTGTCGCGCCCCTTCGCCAGCGCCCAGCTCTACAGCGATGATGCGCCCCTGGCCGACGGCACCACGCAGTCGGCGGGCACCTGCCTGAAGGCCGCGCTGCATTACCCCGATGCCGGCGAAGGTCCGCTGCTGGTCAAGGTGGGCGTGTCGGCGGTGAGTGCGGAGAACGCGCTGGCCAACCTGGATGCCGAGCTGCCGGACTTCGACTTCGCCCGCGTGCACGCCGAGGCGGTGCAGGCCTGGGAAGCCGAGCTGGGCCGCATCCGCGTGCAGACCGAGGACGATGCGCACCGGCGCGTGTTCTACACTAGCCTCTACCACACCTGCATCGCGCCCTCGCTCTTCAGCGACGTCGATGGCCGCTACCGCGGCATGGACCAGGAAGTGCACCAGCTGCCGCAGGGTCAGCACAACTACAGCACCTATTCCTTGTGGGATACCTACCGCGCGCTGCATCCGCTGTTCACCCTGGTCCAGTCCGCGCGCGTGCCCGACCTGGTGCAATGCCTGGTGCGTGGCAACGGGCAGTCGCCGGCCGGCGTGGCGATCTGGCCGCTGCAAGGCGTGGAGACCGACTGCATGATCGGCTACCACTCGGCGGTGGTGATCGCCGAGGCGCACGCCAAGGGCTTCACCGGCATCGACTACAAGACCGCGTGGAAGCAGTACCGCAAGCGTGCGATGGACGATGATTTTCATGGCCTGGCGCTGTACCGCGAGCTGGGGTATATCCCCAGCGACAAGGTCGACGAGGCGGTCAGCCGCACCCTGGAGTTCGCCTACGACGACTGGGCCGTGTCGCACCTGGCCGACGCAGCCGGCGCCCATGGCGAGGCACGCAAGCTGCGCGAGCGCTCGCGCAACTACCGCAACCTGTTCAACCGCGAGAGCACCTTCATGCAGCCGCGCCTGTCCGACGGCAGCTGGGCGCAGCCGTTCGATCCGCGCGCGGTCGGCCACAGCAAGCGGTGGCGCGACTTCACCGAGTCCAATGCCTGGCAGGCGACCTTCCTCAACCAGCACGACCTGTACGGCTACATGGAATTGTTCGGCGGGCGCGAGGTGTTTGCCGCCAAGCTGGAGGAACTGTTCACCACCAGCTCCGAGCTACCCCCCGATGCGCCGCCGGACATCGACGGCCTGGTCGGCCAGTACGCGCATGGCAACGAACCCAGCCACCACGTGGCCTATCTGTTCGCCTACGCGGGACAGGCCTACAAGACCCAGGCGATGGTGCGCCGGCTGCTGGTCGAGCAATACCACGATGCGCGCAACGGCCTGTCGGGCAACGAGGACTGCGGGCAGATGAGCGCGTGGTTCGTGCTCAGCGCGCTCGGCCTGTACGCGGTCGATCCGGTCAGTGGCCACTACGTGGTCGGCAGCCCGCTGTTCGATGGGGCCACGGTGGAGGTGGGCCAAGGCAAGACCCTGCGCATCGAAGTCAGCGGCAACAGCGACAAGAACGTCTATGTGCAGTCGCTGGCCTGGAACGGGGCGCCGACCACGCGCAGCTGGCTCAAGCATGCCGACCTGGCCGCGGGCGGCACGCTGTCCTTCGTGATGGGGCCCGAGCCGAACAAGGCCTTCGGCGCCTCGGGCAAAGACCTGCCGCCGTCGTTCGCATGA